The Candidatus Polarisedimenticolia bacterium genome window below encodes:
- a CDS encoding ABC transporter ATP-binding protein, whose product MTAAGRHEEEVLGKAYDARLVRRMAGYVRPESRLIGASVLLMFVVMGAQLLQPYLIKILIDDHILEKEARGVTALALLYLLALTVELVARYAQLYSMEVTGQNVIHRLRDRVFRHMVSLDSAFFDRYPVGRLMTRVTTDIESLADLFSSGVVSLLGDSVKLIAIVAILWWLDWRLACVAFAICPVLFLLSVLFRGRIRQAYRDVRRRIARMNAYLQESISGVLLVQLFRRQTVSRREFAAVNEDHRDADLRSVVYESAFSAIIELVGTVAAALILWYGGGQILRGALTFGTLVAFLEYTARFFGPIRDLSGFYAVLQAAMASLERIFALLDERPSIAAAAVEAPVPARAQGRIEFEQVRFAYRQGEEVLHGVSLRADPGERVAIVGATGSGKTTLIKLLIRLYDPVSGTIRIDGRDIRSLPLPFLRRQVGVVLQDHFLFTGSVASNIAFADPSLPRSSVEAAARAVHADRFIERLPGGYDAEVRERGGNLSTGQKQLLSFARILAADPAILVLDEATSSVDTETELQIQVALQRLLKGRTSLVIAHRLSTIIGADRILVMHHGRIVEEGTHRALLDRRGIYHRLVQLQFDPGGPPSGPAPLPSPEVSP is encoded by the coding sequence GTGACGGCCGCGGGCCGGCACGAGGAGGAGGTCCTGGGCAAGGCCTACGACGCACGGCTGGTGCGGCGTATGGCGGGGTACGTCAGGCCGGAGTCGCGCCTGATCGGCGCCTCGGTCCTCCTCATGTTCGTGGTGATGGGGGCGCAGCTTCTGCAGCCCTACCTCATCAAGATCCTGATCGACGATCACATCCTGGAGAAGGAGGCACGGGGCGTGACCGCCCTGGCGCTTCTCTACCTGCTGGCCCTCACGGTCGAGCTGGTGGCCCGCTACGCGCAGCTCTACTCGATGGAGGTCACGGGCCAGAACGTCATCCATCGCCTGCGCGATCGGGTGTTCCGGCACATGGTGTCGCTCGACTCGGCGTTCTTCGACCGGTATCCGGTCGGCCGGCTGATGACCCGCGTGACGACCGACATCGAGTCGCTCGCGGACCTCTTCTCGTCGGGCGTCGTGTCGCTCCTGGGAGACAGCGTGAAGCTCATCGCCATCGTGGCCATCCTCTGGTGGCTCGACTGGCGCCTGGCCTGCGTCGCGTTCGCGATCTGCCCGGTCCTGTTCCTGCTTTCGGTGCTGTTCCGCGGGCGCATCCGGCAGGCCTACCGGGACGTGCGGCGCCGCATCGCCAGGATGAACGCCTATCTGCAGGAGTCGATTTCGGGGGTGCTGCTGGTGCAGCTGTTCCGCCGCCAGACGGTGAGCCGCCGTGAGTTCGCCGCCGTCAACGAGGACCATCGCGACGCGGATCTGCGATCCGTGGTGTACGAGTCGGCCTTCTCGGCCATCATCGAGCTGGTCGGCACCGTGGCCGCGGCCCTGATCCTCTGGTACGGCGGCGGCCAGATCCTGCGCGGTGCTTTGACCTTCGGGACGCTGGTCGCTTTCCTCGAATACACCGCCCGCTTCTTCGGACCGATCCGGGACCTGTCCGGCTTCTACGCGGTCCTGCAGGCGGCGATGGCGTCGCTCGAGAGGATCTTCGCCCTCCTCGACGAACGGCCGTCGATCGCCGCGGCCGCGGTGGAAGCACCGGTGCCGGCTCGCGCCCAAGGGCGGATCGAGTTCGAGCAGGTCCGGTTCGCCTACCGCCAGGGGGAGGAGGTCCTGCACGGCGTCAGCCTGCGCGCCGATCCAGGCGAGCGTGTGGCGATCGTCGGCGCCACCGGCTCGGGGAAGACCACCCTGATCAAGCTTCTCATCCGGCTCTACGACCCCGTGTCGGGCACCATACGGATCGACGGCCGGGACATCCGATCCCTGCCGCTCCCCTTTCTGCGGCGCCAGGTCGGCGTCGTGCTGCAGGACCACTTCCTCTTCACGGGCAGCGTCGCCTCCAACATCGCGTTCGCCGATCCGTCGCTCCCCCGGAGCTCGGTGGAGGCGGCGGCCCGGGCAGTCCATGCCGATCGCTTCATCGAGAGACTTCCCGGAGGCTACGACGCCGAAGTGCGCGAGCGGGGGGGCAACCTGTCGACGGGGCAGAAGCAGCTACTGTCCTTCGCGCGGATCCTGGCCGCCGACCCCGCGATCCTGGTCCTCGACGAGGCGACCTCGAGCGTGGACACCGAGACCGAGCTGCAGATCCAGGTGGCCCTTCAACGGCTTCTGAAGGGGCGCACGTCCCTGGTCATCGCCCACAGGCTGTCCACCATCATCGGCGCCGACCGGATCCTCGTGATGCACCACGGCCGCATCGTCGAAGAGGGAACGCACCGCGCGCTTCTCGATCGTCGCGGCATCTACCATCGCCTGGTCCAGCTGCAGTTCGATCCGGGCGGGCCCCCGTCAGGGCCGGCGCCGCTCCCCTCGCCAGAGGTATCGCCCTAG
- a CDS encoding DUF5989 family protein, whose translation MRLSQRIASRLSLLTEFWAFMRVRKKWWLAPIVALLLLLGLLIVLTQGSALAPFIYTIF comes from the coding sequence ATGAGACTCTCACAGCGAATCGCTTCGAGACTGAGTCTGCTCACGGAGTTCTGGGCATTCATGAGGGTGCGCAAGAAGTGGTGGCTGGCTCCGATCGTCGCGCTTCTCCTGCTCCTCGGTCTCCTGATTGTTCTCACTCAGGGCTCCGCGCTGGCTCCGTTCATCTACACGATTTTCTGA
- the rimO gene encoding 30S ribosomal protein S12 methylthiotransferase RimO: MIKVGMVSLGCPKNLVDSEVMLGTLKQSGYELTPDPASADVIVVNTCTFIEPARRESIDTILEMAGHKKSGRCRRLVVAGCMVQRNHDELREAIPEIDALVGLNDIERIAEACALEAGSRFEAGRERATYLYTHASPRLLTTPRHTAYIKISEGCDHTCSFCAIPSFRGLQRSRSIESIVEEARALAGSGVVEISLIAQDTTDYGRDRSDGASLAGLLRALDAVGGIRWIRVLYAYPNRITPEFVEALGSSARAARYLDVPLQHADAAMLKTMRRGGSAETHRKLIESLRRGVPGIALRTTFIVGFPGETAQQFQALCAFAREAEFDHLGVFTYSEEKGTEAAGRPDDVPAEVKEERRMTLMAIQEGIAARRNRSLVGREIEVLVDGAPEDSDLVLCGRTEGQAPEIDGRVILTDAPGPLSAGTFVRARIDEAHPFDLVGSAVEVLPAGRPA, translated from the coding sequence ATGATCAAGGTCGGCATGGTCAGCCTGGGCTGCCCCAAGAACCTGGTGGACAGCGAGGTGATGCTGGGCACGCTCAAGCAGAGCGGCTACGAGCTGACGCCGGACCCGGCGTCCGCCGACGTCATCGTGGTCAACACCTGCACGTTCATCGAGCCGGCACGGCGCGAGTCGATCGACACCATCCTGGAGATGGCCGGGCACAAGAAGTCGGGCCGCTGCCGGAGGCTCGTGGTCGCGGGCTGCATGGTGCAGCGCAATCACGACGAGCTGCGCGAGGCCATTCCCGAAATCGACGCCCTGGTCGGCCTGAACGACATCGAGCGGATCGCCGAGGCCTGCGCGCTGGAGGCCGGGTCCCGATTCGAGGCCGGCCGGGAGCGCGCGACCTATCTCTACACCCATGCGTCGCCGCGTCTCCTGACGACGCCCCGGCACACGGCGTACATCAAGATTTCCGAAGGCTGCGACCACACCTGCTCCTTCTGCGCCATTCCCTCGTTCCGCGGCCTGCAGCGCTCCCGCTCCATCGAATCGATCGTCGAGGAGGCCCGGGCCCTGGCGGGCTCGGGGGTGGTCGAGATCAGTTTGATCGCCCAGGACACCACCGACTACGGGCGCGATCGATCGGACGGGGCCAGTCTGGCGGGCCTCCTGCGAGCGCTCGACGCCGTCGGCGGGATCCGCTGGATCCGTGTCCTGTATGCCTATCCAAACCGCATCACTCCCGAATTCGTCGAGGCGCTCGGGTCGTCCGCCCGGGCCGCGCGCTACCTGGACGTGCCGCTGCAGCATGCCGACGCGGCCATGCTCAAGACGATGCGCCGGGGCGGCAGCGCCGAGACGCACCGGAAGCTGATCGAGTCCCTGCGTCGCGGGGTCCCGGGAATCGCCCTCCGGACGACCTTCATCGTCGGCTTCCCGGGAGAGACGGCCCAGCAGTTCCAGGCCCTCTGCGCGTTCGCGCGCGAGGCCGAGTTCGACCATCTGGGCGTGTTCACCTATTCGGAGGAGAAGGGGACCGAGGCGGCCGGGCGGCCCGACGATGTGCCGGCCGAGGTCAAGGAGGAGAGGCGCATGACCTTGATGGCGATCCAGGAAGGGATCGCGGCGCGCCGCAACCGGTCCCTCGTCGGTCGCGAGATCGAAGTGCTGGTCGACGGCGCGCCCGAGGACAGCGACCTGGTCCTCTGCGGCCGCACGGAGGGCCAGGCACCGGAGATCGACGGCCGCGTGATCCTCACGGACGCGCCGGGGCCGCTCTCCGCCGGAACCTTCGTCCGGGCGCGCATCGACGAGGCGCACCCGTTCGACCTGGTCGGGTCCGCCGTCGAGGTCCTTCCCGCGGGCCGTCCGGCGTGA
- a CDS encoding phosphatidylglycerophosphatase A: MTRRSFGAASAILAATLFGAGRSPYVPGTVGTLAAMPLAILAQRLLQPWWFFAAAVGLTVIAVWSAHVAAIELARHDPGPVVIDEAAGLFVTLLFQPPGSWTLPFYVLAFVLFRAMDIVKPPPARRAERLPGGWGIVTDDLVAGVYANVALRLLGWLVLRPA, from the coding sequence GTGACCCGCCGATCGTTCGGAGCCGCCTCCGCGATCCTCGCAGCGACCCTGTTCGGCGCCGGCCGCTCGCCGTACGTCCCCGGCACCGTCGGCACGCTCGCGGCGATGCCCCTGGCGATCCTGGCGCAGCGGCTCCTGCAGCCCTGGTGGTTCTTCGCGGCGGCCGTCGGCCTGACGGTGATCGCCGTCTGGTCGGCCCACGTGGCGGCGATCGAGCTGGCGCGGCACGATCCGGGGCCGGTGGTCATCGACGAGGCCGCGGGTCTGTTCGTGACCCTGCTGTTCCAGCCGCCTGGATCGTGGACGCTCCCCTTCTACGTTCTGGCCTTCGTCCTGTTCCGGGCCATGGACATCGTCAAGCCCCCTCCGGCTCGAAGGGCCGAGCGGCTCCCGGGGGGATGGGGGATCGTGACGGACGACCTGGTGGCGGGCGTGTATGCCAACGTGGCGCTTCGGCTCCTGGGGTGGCTCGTCCTCCGTCCCGCCTGA
- a CDS encoding ABC transporter ATP-binding protein codes for MSLILRHLRANLRAFVLGLLCLVATSALTLYVPWLLKEAIEALHRGSPMRQVTLDVVLIVGVAAVLCVIRTWSRLHILGASRRIVCDIRNDVYAHLLTLPASFYARRRTGEIMSLMVNDLMLVRSLFGPGILNVLNVVLLYSAGLTLMALLDPVLTLVAVLPYPFLLAGVFRVSRSIHKRSNATQEQLAEISNKAQETLSGINMVKAFARESGEADAFDRLSLEYRRRSLRLARSRGLIVTLMGGLGGVSTIAVLWLGGRHVIEGSLSLGGLVAFTSYLALLAGPTVMMGWVLGVFQRGLGAIARIEQIRAIRTDLPSDLAPGPGPEVRGTVSFSGLDFSYPQGDGPARPVLRRIDLEVPAGTTLGIVGRVGSGKSTLVHLVAAVHPVKDGMIRIDGRDLNGIPTGHLREHLAVVPQETFLFSQTIADNIALGAPGTPRGRIEAVAGVAQITRDLRDLPDGLDTLVGERGVTLSGGQRQRIALARALLLDPRILILDDALSSVDADTEEAILAGLRDFMRSRTTLLVSHRVSTVLRSDLIVVLEDGRIAEHGTADALLSRDGPFARMHRQQQIERELEAL; via the coding sequence GTGTCCCTGATCCTCCGACACCTGCGAGCCAACCTCCGGGCCTTCGTCCTGGGGTTGCTCTGTCTGGTCGCGACCAGCGCCCTCACGCTGTACGTTCCCTGGCTCCTCAAGGAGGCCATCGAAGCGCTGCACCGCGGCTCGCCGATGCGCCAGGTGACCCTCGACGTCGTGCTGATCGTGGGGGTGGCTGCGGTCCTGTGCGTGATCCGGACGTGGTCCAGGCTCCACATCCTGGGCGCGTCGCGGCGCATCGTCTGCGACATCCGGAACGACGTCTACGCCCACCTGCTCACGCTCCCCGCGTCGTTCTACGCCCGCAGGCGGACGGGCGAGATCATGTCGCTCATGGTGAACGATCTCATGCTCGTCCGCTCCCTCTTCGGTCCCGGAATCCTGAACGTCCTCAACGTCGTCCTTCTCTATTCGGCCGGATTGACGCTCATGGCCCTGCTCGACCCTGTCCTGACCCTGGTCGCCGTCCTCCCCTATCCGTTCCTTCTCGCCGGCGTGTTCAGGGTGAGCCGATCGATTCACAAGCGCAGCAACGCCACGCAGGAGCAGCTCGCGGAGATCAGCAACAAGGCCCAGGAGACGCTCAGCGGCATCAACATGGTGAAGGCGTTCGCGCGCGAGTCGGGGGAGGCCGACGCCTTCGATCGCCTCAGCCTCGAGTACCGCCGCCGGTCGCTCCGGCTGGCCAGGAGCCGCGGCCTGATCGTCACTCTCATGGGAGGCCTGGGGGGCGTGAGCACGATCGCGGTCCTGTGGCTGGGGGGACGGCACGTGATCGAAGGCTCGCTGAGCCTCGGCGGCCTGGTCGCGTTCACGTCGTACCTCGCCCTCCTGGCCGGCCCGACCGTCATGATGGGCTGGGTCCTCGGCGTGTTCCAGCGCGGCCTGGGTGCCATCGCGCGGATCGAGCAGATCCGGGCGATTCGAACCGATCTGCCGAGCGATCTCGCCCCCGGCCCCGGCCCCGAGGTGCGCGGGACGGTGTCGTTCAGCGGCCTGGATTTCTCCTACCCTCAGGGCGACGGGCCGGCGCGACCGGTCCTGCGCCGCATCGACCTCGAGGTCCCGGCCGGCACGACCCTGGGGATCGTCGGTCGCGTCGGATCGGGGAAGTCGACCCTGGTGCACCTGGTGGCGGCGGTGCACCCGGTCAAGGACGGGATGATCCGGATCGACGGCCGCGATCTGAACGGCATCCCCACGGGTCACCTGCGCGAGCATCTCGCGGTCGTTCCTCAGGAAACCTTCCTCTTCTCGCAGACGATCGCCGACAACATCGCGCTCGGCGCCCCGGGGACGCCGCGCGGGAGGATCGAGGCGGTCGCCGGAGTGGCCCAGATTACGCGCGATCTGCGGGACCTGCCCGATGGGCTGGACACGCTCGTCGGCGAGCGCGGCGTGACCCTCTCGGGCGGGCAGCGGCAGAGGATCGCCCTGGCGCGCGCCCTCCTGCTCGACCCCCGCATCCTCATCCTGGACGACGCGCTGAGCAGCGTCGACGCCGACACGGAAGAGGCCATCCTGGCCGGCCTCAGGGACTTCATGCGGAGCCGCACCACGTTGCTCGTGTCGCACCGGGTGTCGACCGTCCTGCGATCGGATCTCATCGTCGTCCTGGAGGACGGGCGGATCGCCGAGCACGGAACGGCCGACGCGCTTCTCTCGCGGGACGGCCCGTTCGCCCGCATGCACCGGCAGCAGCAGATCGAACGGGAGCTCGAAGCCCTGTGA
- a CDS encoding bifunctional riboflavin kinase/FAD synthetase — translation MRIFDDIPTLRAHLKTPVATVGNFDGLHRGHQAIVATVLDRSRATGGSSLLITFEPHPLKILAPERAPLMLTTRKQKLALIEAAGIEFLLVLPFTMELAEVAAEQFVNEHLAAGLGVREVYVGANFNFGRHRKGDAELLVRLCGDLGIRAAQVAEVRCLDSPVSSSRIRRALQAGEVELARELLGRPYAVQGTVIHGESRGASLGFPTANLATENELVPRDGVYVTEAILEGATRPAVTNIGGRPTFEGANFAVETHILDGGGDLYDRPLEVRFLARLRLELRFASPQALVDQVRRDIQRARDYFAGRWAPPPPAPAER, via the coding sequence ATGAGAATCTTCGACGACATCCCGACGCTCAGGGCGCACTTGAAGACTCCGGTGGCGACCGTCGGAAATTTCGACGGCCTGCACCGCGGTCACCAGGCTATCGTGGCGACCGTTCTCGATCGCAGCCGCGCCACGGGCGGCAGCAGCCTCCTCATCACCTTCGAACCGCACCCGCTCAAGATCCTGGCGCCCGAGCGCGCGCCGCTCATGCTCACGACCCGGAAGCAGAAGCTGGCCCTGATCGAGGCCGCGGGGATCGAATTCCTGCTCGTCCTGCCCTTCACCATGGAGCTGGCGGAGGTTGCCGCCGAGCAGTTCGTCAACGAGCACCTGGCCGCGGGCCTCGGTGTGCGGGAGGTCTACGTCGGGGCCAATTTCAACTTCGGCCGCCACCGCAAGGGGGACGCCGAGCTCCTGGTCCGATTGTGCGGCGATCTCGGGATCCGGGCGGCCCAGGTGGCGGAAGTCCGCTGTCTGGACAGCCCGGTCAGCAGCAGCCGCATCCGCCGCGCCCTGCAGGCGGGAGAGGTGGAGCTGGCGCGCGAGCTCCTCGGCCGCCCGTACGCGGTCCAGGGGACCGTCATCCACGGCGAATCGCGCGGCGCGTCCCTGGGATTTCCCACCGCGAACCTGGCGACCGAGAACGAGCTCGTTCCACGGGATGGCGTCTACGTGACCGAAGCCATCCTCGAGGGCGCGACGCGACCGGCCGTGACCAACATCGGCGGCCGGCCGACGTTCGAAGGGGCGAACTTCGCCGTCGAGACCCACATCCTGGACGGCGGAGGCGACCTCTACGACAGGCCCCTCGAGGTGCGTTTCCTGGCGCGCCTCAGGCTGGAGCTCAGGTTCGCATCCCCCCAGGCGCTCGTCGACCAGGTTCGCAGGGACATCCAGCGGGCGCGCGACTATTTCGCGGGCCGCTGGGCGCCTCCTCCACCGGCCCCGGCCGAGCGCTGA
- the tmk gene encoding dTMP kinase, giving the protein MSETPRTSRFITFEGVEGSGKTTQIQMLSNHLEERGIDHLLTREPGGTPIGDQIRRLVLDPRNADMTPICELLLYAAARAQHIEQVIRPALLSGRLVLCDRFKDATMAYQGSGRGIRLDLIDALHGLENLAIQPDLTILFDLEEDTALKRARVRDHTRTNDETRFERESLEFHKRVRSGYLDMARQEPGRFVVVDAHGTVEEVHHRVIESMDRFLTTRGAPE; this is encoded by the coding sequence ATGAGCGAAACGCCCCGGACCAGCCGATTCATCACCTTCGAGGGAGTCGAGGGGTCGGGCAAGACGACCCAGATCCAGATGCTCTCCAACCACCTCGAAGAGCGCGGCATCGATCATCTCCTGACGCGCGAGCCGGGCGGCACGCCGATTGGCGATCAGATCCGGAGACTGGTGCTCGACCCCCGGAACGCCGACATGACCCCGATCTGCGAGCTGCTCCTGTACGCCGCCGCCCGGGCCCAGCACATCGAGCAGGTCATCCGGCCGGCCCTCCTTTCCGGAAGGCTCGTCCTGTGCGATCGGTTCAAGGACGCGACCATGGCCTACCAGGGATCGGGACGCGGCATCCGTCTCGACCTGATCGACGCGCTGCACGGGCTCGAGAACCTGGCGATCCAGCCGGACCTGACCATCCTGTTCGATCTTGAGGAGGACACCGCCCTGAAGCGGGCGCGCGTCCGCGACCACACCCGGACGAACGACGAGACCCGCTTCGAGCGGGAGTCCCTGGAATTTCACAAGCGCGTCCGCTCCGGTTATCTCGACATGGCCCGCCAGGAGCCGGGACGCTTCGTCGTGGTGGACGCGCACGGCACCGTGGAGGAGGTGCATCACCGGGTCATCGAATCGATGGACCGCTTCCTCACCACGCGGGGGGCGCCGGAATGA
- a CDS encoding MGMT family protein: MTIRKTSYDETTFLRLWRVVARVPRGRVATYGQIARMAGLQRGARTVGWALRAIPDGARVQGRRVPWHRVINALGEISPRGGALGAEVRRQAAALRREGIAVSRSGRIDLGRYLWRGERRRP, from the coding sequence ATGACCATCCGGAAGACCTCGTATGATGAGACGACCTTCCTGCGCCTGTGGCGGGTCGTGGCCAGGGTGCCGCGCGGCCGGGTCGCCACCTACGGTCAGATCGCGCGCATGGCAGGGCTGCAGCGCGGGGCGCGAACCGTCGGGTGGGCCCTGCGCGCCATTCCCGACGGCGCCAGGGTCCAGGGGCGCCGCGTCCCCTGGCATCGGGTCATCAACGCCCTTGGAGAGATCAGTCCGCGGGGCGGTGCCCTGGGCGCCGAGGTCCGGCGCCAGGCCGCCGCATTGAGACGTGAAGGGATCGCCGTGTCCCGCTCCGGGCGGATCGACCTAGGGCGATACCTCTGGCGAGGGGAGCGGCGCCGGCCCTGA